Genomic DNA from Bemisia tabaci chromosome 2, PGI_BMITA_v3:
CACGGCAGGGTAGCTGTCGGGATTCGTTCTTACAACTAACGCTTCAGGAGaagtcagcgggctgattgttgaaattgatagacaaaaccataggtaaagaagacatagggagtatggagcaatcctattggttgaaatggtcggtttccatagactaagggaggaaatggtggactaactatAACGTCTCTCGCGgattgctgttagttagtctattaccttccGGCTTTGCACCTATCCGCTTCCACCTTTTGATGGTCCACTTAAAATTCCACTGATTCAAGTTCtttctttaaatgaaattgatacCGCTGATACAACTGATACCTAGCATCTCACTAAAGCATGAGTGACGATTCCTctcaatttcaatcaattttcctcaataaaataCTTGGTAAGCTTAGATGCCCGGCGAAGTTCAAAAATCGACCAATCACAGAACTCCAAGGCGGTATGGTACGTCTGCGTAGAAATACGACTACCAGTCATATATTCTAATGGCTCTTGTGACATATATAGGAGGGTGAGAGTTTTTTTCTGTGTCCATGGATTCGAGAAGTCGATCATCAAAATAGCGGTCTGGAGCGAGGCGCTTAAATTTCGCCCCGAAAAGCCAAGCACCAACGCGGAAGGCAATGCGAGTGAAGTTTACGATCCTGTGTTGAAGCATCATAACATTTCCATACAATAGAGTTATGAAATTATAATTGGCGATTGTTCGCGGCGGCGTACCGCGGACGTATTAATAAGAGACGCCAGGCAAAAAATGAAGACCGAACTTCTGTTTTCTTTCCTCGCTTGATGTCTTGTTGATTCATTCCTTTCGTCGCTTGCCTGTCAGCTTTTCATCGGTCGATCTTATCAAGTCCATGCCGCTCATTTGTTCAGGAATTATTTAAAGTTCACCGCAACCTTTTTTTCAATAcgctttctttattttctccctCTTAACGGGCCAAATTTTTCTACTCAGCTCCGAGACAGCGAAAATTCCCAGAGACTTTTTTAAACAATGAGTTCATTccatttttcatggaattttatcATATCAGCATGAAATGAATTCCCACGCTCGTTTAATGTTCTTTCttgcttttaaaaattcaaccaaCTGTATATTACGTAGGAACGGTGCATTTCGGTGTAAGAAGAAAGGAACTCACTTTTTCAAGTCGTTAACTGATTGCCGCTACGAGTTTTTCAAGTTTAAATAcgtaatgcaaaattctgagttttccTTGCTCACAGTGCCACCTCGTTATGCTCGAATTTCGAGTGAACGAGAGTCGGacattattgaaaatttaaggtgTCTTACCTGTGTTCTCGACGAAAGCCGTTGGAACTGATGACCCGTATAAACCGCCTGCAATGAGCCCATTAGGCAATTTCTCGTACACCATAATAGGGGTTGTTAAAATGAGAGGTAGGCTGAGCGCTGAGACACGCTACTTTGCCACTCAATGATCTCTCGTGAAAACGAATCCTGTTACCTTATGTTGgagcttttctttcttttctttaaactCTGCTCTTACCTATGTCTAATTAATCGTCCTAAGTCGTGCTCTAGAACTTTTTATTCTCTAAGTATCTGTTTCATTGATCCGACGTATTTCTACTATACGGAACTACGCGTCATTTCAAGTTCATTTTGAGGATTTCAGAATCccaattttagaattttcagataatttgaatTGAGTTGCGTACCAAATCGtccaaaaatttggaggaaaaatattcatatacaTTCTTAAAAATTCGTAATCTATCCAAAGTAATTTAGTAACACCTGAAGGTTtttacggcgttgttccttcgCCCGGCAGATTGcagatttttttggttttttgtttgttttcacatttatttttgtgaaaatcggGAGGGAGAATACCATGAACACCAAATTTCGAAATCACAAGCCTGAAAATCGCGCTTTCTGCGGAGCTGGAGGACTGGTTTATCATCGTTGCGCGCTGCGTCGCGATGGCACGACGATGCGACGCAAGCGTCGCGGCGCACGTCTTGACGGTATCGGGTGCGTTGATCTCGGACTCAGCTCGGTCGGTTCACGGTCGCGGATGCGCGGGTggccgcgtcgcgacgcccagGAGACACGACGCGCGCGAGCGACTGCCGATGGGTGACGGAGGGCGACCTTGAGCCAGTCACAGATCGTGAGTCTGCCAAGTGGCGCACCCGGGACCCGGGGGGAGCGCCAGCGCCCCACCGCAGCCGCGGTTATCTCCCCGGAAGTCCCCCGCGCCGTTGCCgccatttcggaaaaaaatttccagcatgaaatttttttttcgttcgtAAAATTTCATACCAGAAAATTTATCAATGCCTGGATTTTACGGAATTTTTGAACTACACCGGATTTGCAGGTTTTTCATGGGTGAGAAGTTCctgaaatgtcggggaattacGCACGACTCTCTGATCGCAACGGAACCTTCCCTTCAGCAGTGacttcgtgttttttttttaattttgaaagacctcgctcgaaaatttttaatgaaacatttttttttttgtctttttgagAAAGAGTGCGCACTGATAAACATATTTGTGTTCTTATGgcacttttggttaatataggaggtgaaacacaaaccagcacaaattttgtgttgattttggtacagttcgTGATGAATTTAACGTAGAAAACAATAGATGGACGGGGAAATGTATTCCTCCGATTGCAATGTTGGAaaattcaccactcgtttttttttaaagttcttcaagattctgtattttcaagaaaaacctcAAGAAATCCTAATTTCTTCAAATGTTCATGTTCCCGGGGGGTAGAAAGTCATCTTGTCCCATGCCGACCAAAataggaacattttttttcgtgCCTCAAGCAGGATTAATAAAACTGGACGTTTTTCATGAAACCGGACTCTGATGGACGGAAGATGTTCTTTGTTGAGCGTTAAATGCGGCCGATTTAGTAGCCTGTATCAGCGTCATCGCAATGACTTTCTTTCGTGTGGTTTCGAGCAGTGCTTGTTGTGCGCTGCGGTATGGCACGAGGCACGCGAATGAATCGCCGCCACATTGTCTCTAAAATCCCGTTTCCGAAGATACTGTAATGTGCtcgagataatttttttttttcttttaaatgtaaAGAGGCAAACCTGTCAAATCTAACCTCGATGTGCCACGCTCTGTTGTTCGCGACCGACCAAGGCCGGTGCAGTCACTCGTGATAAACCCTAGCGCGTGTCGTGCTGAAAAGtaataaaattagaaaagaaGGGAAACATTATAACgagttttaaaatataaaaagattgcctttcttttttttcttttttttttaaaaaaaaatgatgtgcGTCTTTGTTTAGAAGTAAGAAGAGAGAAActtgaagttaattttttttacaaataaaaaggttaagcaagttttttttttttaacaaaagcaGAAAGCAAGAAATAGGAACAATCAATAGTTTATATTACAAATTAATcatgagaaatttttattttttttttaaaaaaaaaaaaagttttatacCTGTGAATACCGCCTACCTAGTATCCTTAATGCAGTAATGAGAAATCTCATTCCATCATTCATTCGTAGAAAGGATTTCTCAGCAAatgattttgttttctttgagtGAGACAGATATTGTATTGTACTTATTTTAACGTCAAGTTCTTCAATCATCTTTGGggtttttcgaaaatttacctcatgaaattttattgataaaGACCAAATGGCAATTCTCACGCGAAATaatgatttttggtttgttgatgGAAAAATagcattaataaaaaaattcctcaattcTTAGCATTTCAGAATAATCGCCTCCCGTAAATATATTTCTTGTAAAAGGAAACTCAACGTAGTTCCCGTTTTAAACCGTGACAGTAAAATCCCCAATTTTGTCTATCAAGCATCACTTTTTTCGAGTTCCACGACTAATTAGCTCATCCCGCTCGTTTTCAAATATGCTGACACTCCGCTTGAACCGTATGAAAAGAGTGGATTTTTTCTATTATGGCATagtggaaatttttcatgaactgataataaaatgttgaaaaaaatgtaattaactatttttcctcgttttttcattatgttttttatttgttttaatcaTACGACCTTTCAGTTGTTAGAATACATAACCATCATCGTGCGGCTCTAAAAAGAGGGTTGTTTTCGAGAAGGTGAAGGCGAGGGACCGTTGTTTCTAGTAAAAATTGAATCCGAGTGAATCATTGAAATGATGTAAATCCAAGCcagcaattttcagttttcagttgACGACTTTTTGCcgttaggaactactatttttaaatttggctcATCTAAAACACAACATATTTCCCAATGTTTTTGCtctgcagataagtgcttttacaaatgagtcagaaattgctCAGAATAGCGACTGATTGCTAAATGAAGTTAAATTAGGTATTGCTTACTTCTTCATTTGACTAACTATCAGACTACAATCTTCGTTGATACCTTGTACCATTTCATGATGAATGATGTTTGATAACGCATGCAAGTGTCGTCAAATCTTCCTACCAATCTaacctaattttaattttgtttgttgCAGAGTAATAAACCGATTATGGAGAAACGGAGACGTGCTCGAATCAATAACTGTTTGAACGAGCTGAAGACTCTAATTTTGGATGCAATGAAAAAAGACGTAAGTATTTTTGTCTTTCCCTAATTAGTTTGGGTGTTGAAACACATTCGGAACTTGACTCAAAGGGtaatttccctcatttttcgaaattaaaatgagaggaaaagagTATGCTTAATTGTTttgatttgaatgaaaattgctCACACATGATTGAAAACGATTAATGATAGTTCGTTGttaccgccaaatttgaaaccCATTGAAATTCACCCTTCTTGGAGATGGAAAGTTCGACTTGTGACAATTTTgcttttcaaaactaaaaaaataaaaaaagcacaAGGTTTGTTGTGtcgaaagttgaaaaaatgtatcGTCGAAAGATCTCACGAGGAACTCTGCCCACGACCATTAGAAAGATTTTTTTTGAGATCTGCTCTCCATGGTAAAGGAGACCTAATGGAGGAAAATCAATTGCTTTGGATTGAGAAGAAACCAGCTTTTGAGAATGAGAGAAAACGGCATTCACTGCGTGGGGTGTTGCATCTTATCGCATCGTTAAAATCATCAAAAGCGCCGAGTCAGATGTCAACATTGCGTGAGGCATAAACCACGACAGTCTCCTGGCACCCGGCCAGTTTTTGCCAGCTTCTTTTCTCACGCCCTTTTCACCTTCGGGTCTGTCCCGTTTCAATGTCTTACATAATAATCCATTTGGGGACTTTTGCCCCTCGCTCGGCCTAGTACAACTTAGAAGCTATCGTTCCAGATTTTAAATACCCGTTCGTAATGATCGCAGTCATTAAATGTTCATGATATGCCGCTGCTGGAACATCCTATAAGAATATACAGTACACCCTCCCTCCCCAGGTGTTTGAGTCTTGAAGAAAGCCTCTTAATTGTTCAAATACATAGTTAGGGAAAATGACAGAGAATCTGCAAagtattcaacattttttcggTGATTGCTCTCCTAACTTTCGGAATCCGTCTAATCTGAGAGTGCCCTCAGTAGATTATTCGCCAATTTATTCACTCCGTTTAATCATTATATAAATTAAATTGACGCCCAGGGTTTTCACTAGATCTTTATACGCCGGTAAttagggaaatatcagggataATTAATTGTTGTTTCCCACaccaaagaacgtaacttcatttcagcgttgccaaatatcccgacgcattttgaatttttactagAAAATGTTGGGCATTTCTACTGAAAACTTGTCTGATTTTTCCTGTGATCTCATGCTAAAACCAGAcgaattttggacaaaaattgcacaggttcTTGGATTCTTGTAAACAATTCATTTTTCgaatcaatttggcaacctctgaaTGCAGTTGCGTTCCTCCGTCTAGGAATCGacaaattggacgtacttcttgCTGACGTTGCCGGGTATTGTCGCTCTTGTCgtcgccactgacgtcactggtgcctTATAGTTCCCATTTATTTTTAcgaccctcgactaacgagcacaccccttctttcccacctgtccgTGGTTCTGTTgagcagaaatgcgtccaattccaGACACCATGATTTCATTTCACTTCTATGAAACTCGctgattctttaaaaatgttcctACCTGTCAGTGGTTCTGTtgagcagaaatacgtccaattctaggaaacttgattttatttcatttctatGTAACTCGCtgattttttacaaataactAATTATTTGTGTGTTCTGTTCACAGCCGGCAAGACACTCGAAGCTGGAGAAGGCAGACATCCTGGAGATGACGGTGAAGCACCTGGAACAAATGCAGCGGCAGCAAGTGGCGCTCTCCCTGGCGGCGGACCCGCTGGTCATGAACAAGTTCCGCGCCGGGTTCAACGAGTGCGCCGGCGAGGTGGGTCGGTTCCCGGGGCTGGACCCCCCGGTCCGGCGGCGCCTCCTCCAGCACCTCGCCAACTGCCTCAACAGCACCCTCCTCGGCTCGACGAGCCCCGCTCAGGACGCGTCCAACGTCCAGCTCCACATCCTCCCGACGACGCTCAAGGACGCCTCGCTCACCATCAACCAGCCCACCAACCACCAGAACAGCGGCATCTTCCTCAGCACCACCAACAGCGGGAGCCTCCAGCTCGTGCCCACGCGGCTCCCCAACGGCGACATCGCGCTTATCCTACCCACGAATTTCCCCATCCCCCAGTCGAAGTCCTCCTCCCCCACGCCTTCATCCACCTCCTCGTCGCCGCCTCCACTCCTGCTCCCCAAACCCGCCCCCTCGGAGAGGATACCCAAGGGCTACGAGGTGTCGTCGACCAACTACTTCGCCGACCCCGACCCGGAGCCCACCGACCACCTCAAGTTCGTCGAGAAGAGCAACCTCAAGACCCACCGAATGTCGCCTTATAAACTCGAGAAACCCCAGAGTAGTTCCCCAACGAATCTAAGTCGGACCTCCCCTACGTCCTTCGACAGGCTGTCGGTGAACATTCCTTCCTCCCAGACGCTGCCGTTCTCGAACGACGCGGCGACGTCGCCGGTGAGTCTCCAGTCGAACGGAAGCTACCCCAGCCCGCTGAGCCCGAGCGGGAGCAGCAGTTACGGCACCATGTCCCCGACGAGGTGCTACAGTCCGCCTAGTCATAAGCCTCTCAGTCTCGTCATCAAGAGGGAGTCCATAGAGAGCATGGACGAGGACCAGCCCTGGAGGCCGTGGTGACTTGTCTCTTTAGTGtcttaattttacatttttttttgaaaataatttcttttgacCTCAAACTTTAATGTGTCTAGCGAATCCGCATTGTTATCGATTTAATACGCGGTCTCTAGGACGGATCGAGCGATGCTAACCCAACACGTGAATCATAATCATACAAGCTCTTTACTATCCTGTTCAATTGACTGATtattttgaagtcaaaaataGCAATTGGTTcagatggactacattttgcaattcgcaactataatttctggtttatctataaaaacacgcatgtgcataaggaaactgatgatacatacgttgtttctaaactgagccagaaattatagttccgaattgcaaaatgtagttcaaataaTTGTTTGAGTTACATCCGAGGATTATTTGGATTGCAATATGTAGTAAGGAGCTATTACCTTTCCCTCACCTTAAGAAGTACCCATCTGCTTTAGGAAACTTATTGTAGGTGTGTTGCTTCTAATGTGAACCAATAATGGTGGCTCCATACTGACAGATTAAGTTCATGCACGAAAGAAATTTCTTTTGTGCTTTCTATTGGTTTTTTGAACGTTGATGTTGTGCTATTAACTAATCTGATTCTCGTAtcataatattattttttcttttgaaataagGGTATCGTTCATTAATTTTTCGTATTTCTTTTGAATAACTCCACGATTTGGGAACCGATCCAGTTCTAGAAACCAGCGCTGTTAGTGCAATTCCTACAGCATACACTTTCTATCTGGAAGAAGATTCTTTCAGAAGcaatatatttttctcaaactttttcAAACCGAGCAATTCTAAGTTACGTCTTAAAACGAGTAAATAGTGTAAATACCTACGATGTTAGAATTTCTTTTCGAATGGTGCTCTAATGTGTCTTATCTTCTGCAATAAATTGTACAATTTATGATGGAATTTCAATGTTATCATCATATGGTAAATATTTGGTATGTAAAGTGCTCTCAACGTGCCTTTGTTCACTCTAATGACTCTGGTTATGGAAAAGTATTATTGGCCAAAATTCATACAGTTTGCAAGAATGCTGCATAAATTAAATACTTTGCTATTTTATTTGCAAGTAATTAATTCAAGTGGTCTGTATTCACAGCTGATACGAGAGTATCctcctattaatttttttttttttttttctgggaaaaagtCCGTGTAATTAAACATGCTTTAGGTTTTTGTAcctaatgaaaattaaaactacAAACTTTTTCAGTGATATGATATTAAACAGTTGATAACTGGCATTCatttattcagttttttttgtttccttcgAATTTAAGACTGTCttgtataattttttgttttttttatagattttgATTTATGCTCTCTACCATTTTGCCatgttcattttattttgacgAATGTAATTTTGTCTATTCATACATATTATCTCCATCTTGCATATTTTTGTCTGTAGGCAAAAATGTGCCTATTTCAAAATAGATACAGTTAATTAAACAGACGAAAGTTTCCCTTTACAAagtaaaaacgaaaatttcaccaaaattctaCTTTGCTAGTAATTTCAATTCAGTCTCTGTCATTTAAGTCTTCATCGCTAAAGTTTTCTATCAAAATAATTGTGAAGATAAATATAACCTATTCTCTGATGTTAACAAATCACGAAAACTCGCACTTTTATTCCTCATTCAATACTCAAAACTTGTTTTTGAAGATGGTCcgaatatttaattaaaattatcaaactAAAACGAACCTGTAATTTAAAACAACTGTTGCGTAACTGTTTTTTCGCTGTGCgttaattatttatttgtcaTGTTCCATATAGAACGACATATTCACACGTCTGAGTCTGTGTTAGTTGAGAGTGGGGCAGAAGAGTGAGTTATTGTAGTAACGCCACTGATGCTTGTTCGATGAAACGGGTTTAACATGTACCATAACTAAGTATttaatattgcaatttcagtgtttatctctctctctctcttcccccATCGATTCGTTCAAtataacttttgaaattccaacCCTGTACTTCTTGGTCGTCTTTCGCCTTTTTTGTGATTACCCCTATTTGATCGATGTTtttatttagtttatttttctaAACTCTCCTTTACTCTCGTCGGTAAATAGGTAGTTAAAATCTGTTTACATGTGTCTTTAAGGACTGTACATTTTGTAAAGTTTTAACATTTAAGAAAGAATTGGGTATTCCAAGTGCCTTATGCAACAAATCAACAGTCTTCCATTGATTTCTGTATAgattaaaatgtaaagaaattatgtaaacttttgaaattgttcatttctATTTTGGTATAATATGTGTGTAAATATGTTGACGAGATTATATGTTtatattataaaaaatttatatattttttcttaaaatacagaaaaaattaattcctcTCATTTATCTGGTTCTTTTTAGTAATCATTATCTCCTCTGCCCAAAGATAAGATAAGTTAGAAACAGGCTATTTGGCCATCACAGGCCTCTcctcccagtttttttttttttacagacaagATTTCTGTTTTGCTCTGGCAACAGACTTCAACATTCTTTTTTGGCCTacatttgacagaaaaatggGAGTAACAGAAATGTTCACTGAATTTTTACggtgatttccttttgatgacAAAGTATCTGTAATTGGACCGTAAATCATACCGTCAGGTAAAATAAAACTGGAGTAAAAAATGTAGCCATAGTAAAAGTTTTTGGTAAATGAGTCGTCTAACTGAAACTTTTGCTCCTATATGCAGATTTAGGTCAGAATTTGAGATGCATCTTAAATTCTGTTTGGAAGTTGCTCATGTTTATTGAAACCTCAAGaaataaattttcagttaaataaCAATCCAAATTGTCGCTTCAATAATATGAGTGAAAGCTATGTGTGTAGAGACGATTTCTCAATCAAATCACTCAATGGTCTGCTCTTTACTCTCTTTCCTTTTCATCACTCCAATATCCTATTAGTGTGAAGTATTGCGTTACTAATACTTTAACTACGTACTTATTACACATTTACTCAACGAAATTTT
This window encodes:
- the LOC109040174 gene encoding uncharacterized protein; protein product: MVAGGGAVTSSAGFAAVPCGGDSTHSSPVTAADTTAMSNARKPSDTRRSNKPIMEKRRRARINNCLNELKTLILDAMKKDPARHSKLEKADILEMTVKHLEQMQRQQVALSLAADPLVMNKFRAGFNECAGEVGRFPGLDPPVRRRLLQHLANCLNSTLLGSTSPAQDASNVQLHILPTTLKDASLTINQPTNHQNSGIFLSTTNSGSLQLVPTRLPNGDIALILPTNFPIPQSKSSSPTPSSTSSSPPPLLLPKPAPSERIPKGYEVSSTNYFADPDPEPTDHLKFVEKSNLKTHRMSPYKLEKPQSSSPTNLSRTSPTSFDRLSVNIPSSQTLPFSNDAATSPVSLQSNGSYPSPLSPSGSSSYGTMSPTRCYSPPSHKPLSLVIKRESIESMDEDQPWRPW